A single window of Nicotiana sylvestris chromosome 5, ASM39365v2, whole genome shotgun sequence DNA harbors:
- the LOC104220877 gene encoding F-box/FBD/LRR-repeat protein At1g13570-like — protein sequence MTQDGERAALEGDREDRIRGLPRNVTDLILELLPAQDAARTSILSRNWRYIWATLPNLVLDYDFCRKLIEESESMFKLAVDEILLLHMGNIVKFILDTRGAHFSSCADIDKWVLYVTRNGVKKLTLRISNLNTYTLPPSIFKCSTLTDLELTNCVFKPPSSFLGFPNLISLDLQRTTFVPTTSFCVIKAPLLEDLSLNMCHGSQYLNIISPGLKSLYVRDSYYHLVLNCFMNCKDLRVFKLDFYKVADEKSTLEKLLISLPALEVLHLDSYFLELLSADVVPNGLPFTLNFLRHLSLCVAFDHLGQTSYALQLIKNSPNLRKLVIWVDATDDDAKAVLKYLDSPSCLERPLNKLEHVSINIYESAKAELCFVKQLLSRTPSLLRMRISQKTDIDVDIALELMRFPRASPRAELSYFPYQD from the exons ATGACTCAAG ATGGAGAAAGAGCTGCTCTTGAAGGGGATAGAGAAGATAGGATCAGGGGTTTACCAAGAAATGTTACAGATCTTATCCTTGAGCTTTTACCGGCTCAAGATGCTGCAAGAACTAGTATTTTGTCGAGGAACTGGAGATATATTTGGGCTACTCTTCCAAATCTGGTGCTGGATTACGACTTCTGTCGTAAGTTAATAGAAGAGTCCGAATCCATGTTCAAACTAGCAGTGGATGAGATCCTGCTACTGCATATGGGGAACATTGTAAAGTTCATTCTTGACACTAGAGGAGCACATTTTTCTTCGTGTGCAGATATCGATAAATGGGTGCTTTATGTCACCAGAAATGGTGTCAAGAAGCTAACCCTTCGCATTTCAAATCTCAATACCTATACTCTGCCCCCTTCTATTTTTAAATGTTCAACATTGACAGACTTGGAACTCACCAACTGTGTCTTCAAACCACCCAGTTCTTTTCTTGGTTTTCCGAATCTTATCTCCCTTGATCTGCAACGTACAACCTTTGTGCCAACCACATCGTTTTGCGTTATCAAAGCCCCCCTTCTTGAGGACTTGTCCTTGAACATGTGTCACGGTTCTCAATACCTAAACATTATTTCACCAGGGTTGAAATCCTTATATGTTCGAGATAGTTACTACCATCTCGTGCTAAATTGTTTCATGAACTGCAAGGATTTGAGAGTCTTCAAACTTGACTTTTACAAAGTGGCTGATGAAAAATCAACTTTGGAGAAGCTTCTTATTAGTTTGCCTGCACTTGAGGTACTCCATTTGGATTCGTATTTCCTTGAG CTTTTGAGTGCAGATGTAGTTCCAAATGGGCTTCCTTTTACGCTCAACTTTTTGAGGCATCTGTCGCTATGTGTAGCCTTTGACCATCTGGGTCAGACTTCTTATGCTCTACAGTTAATTAAGAATTCCCCTAATTTGAGAAAACTTGTGATTTGG GTTGATGCTACCGACGATGATGCCAAAGCAGTTCTGAAGTATCTGGACTCACCGTCGTGCTTAGAACGACCACTCAACAAGCTCGAGCATGTATCCATTAATATTTATGAGAGTGCAAAAGCTGAGCTGTGTTTTGTAAAGCAATTGCTTTCTCGCACTCCCTCTCTGCTAAGGATGCGCATTAGTCAGAAGACAGACATAGACGTTGATATCGCCTTAGAGTTGATGCGTTTTCCCAGAGCTTCTCCCAGGGCAGAGCTCTCCTATTTTCCATATCAGGATTAG